In the genome of Onychostoma macrolepis isolate SWU-2019 chromosome 10, ASM1243209v1, whole genome shotgun sequence, the window GACtcaatttttgttcatttattattattattatttataaaagtaCTATTTTTATAGGGGCAAAGGTTTTTAACAAGGAAATATTAAAAGAGTAGGCTATACAACAGTGAGgtaatgaatttatttgtttatttactgacTCTCAGTGtcacttatattttaaaaaaaaacaacaaaaaaaaactctaagGTTAAAACGTGTTATGGGAGAGTCAATTAGGCTGTGCaatttaaagatgattttaagTTCAGCATCAAGAAACAGCCATCATAACGAAGCTCTGTTTAATATCAAACAAAAGACTGCAGACTTCAGACACATCTCAAAAGATAACAGATGTACTGTCCTCTTGTAATCAGCTATATTACTTTGGGGATTTAAACCCCTGACATGTATTGTCCAAAGCCTGTGTTCCTTTTGAAGATTCACTCACTTTATAACgtcaaaaaatatacatttttaatagaaTGTCTTGCACTTTCTTAGAATTATGGTGATGAAAATTGTTGTTTTCGACTCAAAAATCATGTGTTCAACAGAAGTCTAACCGTTACGCCTCGTGTGCTTTTTCAGATGTGATATGTCATCAGCGCATTCCATTATGCTGTTGCAGACTAAGCGAGAATGGAAGGCGTTATGATTGTAATATAATGCACTTTGTACTGTAATAAAGTTTTGTCACTGGTGAATGAGACACGAGGTAATCTGACGTTGCATTCAACTCTTCAGCAATGCCGTACTTCATCGTGTCGCTAGTCTGGCTTTGGAGAGTGATTTGCAGGGATGGTGGGCTCTTATGTTTTCAAAACTAGCTTGCTATTGCTAGCCTCTCTGAAATCGGCTATCCTTCTTTAAGTACCTTAATATTCTCAATGGAAATTTTTCAAAGCCCCTTAGTTTAAAATTAAGCAATAGTAATGCTAACTTTAAAAAACTCTACTAATCTTAGAAAAGACTAGTGAACAAATCATTAAGCATGACAcatacaagtcaagtcaagtcacctttatttatacagcacttttaacaatacagattgtgtcaaagcacttaacagtatcaaattggaagatAAGAGTGTCAATAATgcataatgataagattaaacactcaatttgtatttacataatttgaCACAAGAACCTGGtgaaaattaattacagaaccACATGAAAAAGACATAAAAGGAATGAACAGCAACCAAATAGTGCACAACAGAAATAATACAAACTGGAGCACTTTTGCACACTGAATTGAGTGGCTCTCTGGCTATTCACATGgatgcatacatacatgcacatgAGTCTCTTTGCTTATGTCAAGCTAAAGAAACACCAGGTCTGACTGCGCTCCAGAGGACATACATTAATAAAAGCATGCACTtttatggaaaaaagaaaatgcatgttAAAGCTATTGTTACTGGCAcaaaatttaacaagtttagatttttttttttacatgtgatGATCAAAGTTTCCCTTTAAAAATGCAAGTCTTGCACTGAGACAAGAAAATGTGCAACCTGCCAAAAGAGTCTGAAAGAATCTAGAAAAAGGTCACCTCATGCTAATTTTTAAccaacaaatattaaataatcatCACAGTTAAGATAATTTATAGAACTCAACATACACACACTGTCCAGAACAAGGTTGTAAatgaaatacaattaaattaaaatcacaaacaCAATCTGTAAAAcaatcaaagaacatttttattagAAGAATTAACAGCTTTTTTTGTGGTCAAAGCATGTTATGAACTGCAAAATTTTACACAGGCTTTTTATAATATGCAGAAACACAGATTTCTCCAACACAGTTGTCCACAGATGCCACTAAACAGACTGTGCAAGTGCAAATCCATACAGGTGTAATGAAACTGATGATCTCAGGCTAAACCAACAAGCCTCTCGCTGACTTCCCAAAGCTTTTTGGCTACTGCATCATCTCTGGCTTTAGTGGTAAGGTTCTGCACTGCGCAGCTAGAGAAGTAGCGTCCACTTAAGGGTTCAATACCCTCTTCAAGTGCACAGTAAAGAGACGTCTGAGCTCCGCATTCCACGTCCGAAAAGAAAAGCAGCAAAATCGGTGCCATGATCAGCCTCCACCATAGATTGCTGTGGCGACCTATGTCCGTTTTGATGGCCCCTACAAAATAATTCAGCATTGGTTACTTATGACCTACGATATTTTATCAAGTACTGCTTTTTAGAGAATAAAGAACACAGACTGACCTGGATGAAGACTGTAGCAGGTGACGTTTGTGCCTTTGAGTTTCTTGGCCAGTTCATGTGTAAAGAGGACATTGCAGAGTTTGCTGTGACTGTACAACCTTAATAAGGCCACTACAGAGTTTCCTAAACCCAAATCTTTATGAGTGTTGATGCAGTCAAAATCAATTTTCCCCCACCAATGGGCCATTGAAGAGACTGTCACAACTCTGCTGGGCCCGCACTCTTTTAACCTTTCCAGCAGCAGGATGGTTAACAGAAAGTGACCGAGGTGATTGACGCCAAAGATCCTTCCAAAGCCATCCTCAGTCTTGCCATCAATTACAAGTCCTACaaacacagaaaaagaaatcaatttaaagtttttaaaccTAACGTTATGAATTTGTTATCTTCAAAAGTTACTAATTGTATCATTGCAATTGCATATATTCGATAGCTACCTGCATTGTTGATAAGAATGTCCAATCTGGATTCTTTCTTGAGAAAGTTTTCAGCGAAAGACCTCACAGATTTCAGACTGGCCAGATCCAAGTGCATATACAAGACTTCTTTGTTTCCTGATTCCTGTGTGCCAGTCACATCAGTTCATTGACTTACATTAACATAcattaattgatttaatacattCCTACATTaattctgcaaatttatgtagCAGCATCACAGATTTGATCAATAAAACAGCGTGCTACTGATATGactggattttatttatttacttttctaAAAGtactatatttataatttattaggTGCAAAGTTTTTTAATGAGGGAATATTAAAAGAGTGCAACAATGGGGTTCTGAAGATAGAAATTCCATTCATTTTCTACAAAAACTTTGAAACATTCATAAACTTATAAAGACAGACCTACATATGAACTACTTAATTGATGATATGTGTTTGTTGAaacatattttgcaataaatctaAAATGCAATGTTTCTATATAGCCTATACAATCAAACTGTGTTTTACATgggcatttacaaccctagcatttgtccctagaatgaaatggtctgttattaccttatttggaagggtcatgaataataatggtGAGCTccgctctgattggctgtttcacagtgcggctcgtttcagtagctcacacagcaggaaggaaacacagggaggaaaatatatattttaaaataatatggacacaactatttttttatattaagtagcGAAATGAACTGTTtcgtacagctaaaaatagctggacacGGACCAGAACAGAAGCTTGACCCAtacaatttacaaatggccacgcCCATTTTTAGGGCAAGAAAAAGTTGGATAGCTCTTGCGGTTATTGAGTCTGCATGTGGGGGAGGAGTCCATTAGACCACGCAATTTAGTTCATCATCAAGAAACAGCCATCATAATGGAGCTCTGTTTAATATCAAGCAAAAGACGTATTGTTCTCTTGTAATTTGCCATTGATGAGTAGTTACTTTGGGAATTGAACCCCTTAAGTACTGTCCAAAGCCCGTGATCACTCACTTTCTAACATCAAACAATATAGATTTTACTCAGAGGCGGAGagtagtgaagtatttttactttactcaagtaaatttaaaaagtatctgtAGTTTATCAGAGTGCTTTTCTTTGGACAACTTTTACTTTACTACATTCCAAGCATAATGTCTTACCTTTTACTGCACTACATTTCAtgaataaaagttgttgtttgtttcacCTTTAATACTTAAGAACATTAAAGATATAGTACTTTCTTGTATTCAAGTAAATCTCtgaattacttttacttgagtaaaagtaagaaagtaatagatttctaatgtaattaagtattaaatgatatttaatatgaaacgtagtgcagtaaaaagtacaatattatgctttggaatgttgtgaagtaaagttttataaagaaaaacatcTGATAAAGTACAGACACTTAAAAAGTACTTTTACAGCAGAGTAAAAATACTACTGTCCGCCTCTGATTTTACGTTCTAACGTCAAACAATATAGATTTTAGCAAAATGTGTTGCAATTTCTTTTAATAATGGtgataaaagtattttttttttttttttgataaagtcgttatttttgttttatttccgaacaaaaagtattctcgtcgcttcatagcgatacgattgaaccactgatggcagatggagtattctgacgatgtgtttcatacttttctggaccttgacagtgtaatttatttggcagtcaatgaaacagtcacaagcctcccggttttcatccaaaatattttcaaatgtgttccgaagatgaacttagcttttacgggtttggaacgacaaaattttcattttggggtggagtatccctttaagttagCCTAGACCCTGTTGAACAGTGCCTCTTCCGGTCAGTAGGTGGGACTGTCAATCAACATGCTTTAATAACCTCTTATGATTCAAAGAGCTAATAAGGTAACATTATGTTTACTTAAAGCTATTAAcgctttttaattattttaaatataagatACCAATTAACAGAGTTAAAACATTAAACTTGTTGTGAAACAATACACATCCTGAAATTTGAATGAAGCTCAATAACACTGAATAAGAAACCATGCGCCTCCTAGTGGAACTTTCATTTTGTCTTATTAGAAAAGGCCATTATCCTGAAGTTATTATACAATGCTCGCTCTCACCCTTTGGATGTCTGTGACAGCAGCCTGAGCTCTGCTTTCATCTCTGCAGGCTAGAATCACACGAGCTCCCCTTTTCGCAAGATCCAGCGCGGTGGCTTTGCCGATTCCCGTGTTTGCTCCTGCAATTAAACCAGCTTAAAATGTCAATCTTCAAATCTATTCAGTTGCTTATCACGAAATGCCGGTGTAAACGTTAGTGGACGAGTTGTCAGTTTTGCGTTGTGTAACGTGGAGTGTTTACGATTAGCGTCAAATCTGCAAAAGCCGTTTTAAaactcaataataataaaacgaGGACATGCGCAATTGTTTGAGGAGAATATCAAATGCACTAAAAACGAGCACATACCAGTCACGATCACAGTCTTCCCGTGCAGTTTGGCCGTACTTTTACATTTTGGCAGGTGCAACACTGTCACGCACAGCAGCAGGTAAAACCCGACAAGTCCTCCACAGATGAGCAGAACGGTAAACATTATATTCAAACGATCAGAGCAATAACTGCTATATCTGCTTATGAAAGAGCTCGGTTCCCTTCAGACTGGGAACAGGAAGACGTGCTGGAGTCAAACACGCCCTCCTGGATACAGTCCATTTAGATTACAAAAACCAAGTCCAGACACTCACAGCTATTATATTGAACATTACACCACTGCTGAGCTGCTTTTATTCACTCCACTGACTGAAATGGCATCTAAATATTTGTTAcattttctgaggaaaaatatgAATGCTTTTGCCCATGCAAAACTCACGACCACGTTGCTATTATGTGGCTTCTGTTGTTGAGATTTTGAAATCACGTCCATGTTTCTAGAGTGTTCAAGATTTTAAGGTATTCTGGTCCCCCGATATGGTTTAAGTCCAGGAACCTCTAGGGGGCAACAAGGGTCCATGGAAAAGTTTAGGggggaaaaatataaaataaataagatcatttttaattaaacaaatcaaTTGACTAAAAagatacaaatacaaatttggcataaaataaataataaaatggattaaaatcaacaaataaacaatttattatataaaacatttattatattacttCACAGTATAAATTGGGTCTttataaaagaaatatatacagCTCCCTTAAAATTTTAGAATGGTCTCTTTAGGTGTCAGTGGTGTCTAAAAGATTGAAACCCCTTGTTTAAGTCAGTCCTTCATTGTAAATGTATCCGATTCATGCTTATCCAATCTTACACTAGATGAAAATgtaagtctgtttttttttgtttaaatagcacCCCTTTTCTTAAACCAACTATATTGTATCATGCACAAGGCAGGCATCTGAATATTTGCAGAAGAGCAGGCCGTGATTGAATCAGTAAGCATGACACATGAACCCAAGCTAACAGGATTTCTAAAGCATGTTATTTAAAATCTGGTTTGTATTTACATAGTTTGACACAagaacctggtgaaaactaatTACAGAACCACATGAAACAGACACATAAAAGGACTGAACAGCAACCAAATAGTGCACAACAGAAATAATACAAACTGGAGCACTTTTGCACACTGAATCCTGTGGATCTCTGGCTATTCACATAGATACTTACACATATATGTACATGAGTCTCTTTGCACGTGTCGCGCTAAAGAAACACCAGGTCTGACTGCGCTCCAAAggacatacataaataaaagctCAGTTTTtatgtgaaaaaaagaaaattcatgtTTGTATAAAAACTATTGTTACTGGCACAAAATAGAACATGTtttggttttgattttttttttttttttttttttacgtgtgAAAACTGCTCATTTGTTCTGAGCAT includes:
- the LOC131548146 gene encoding dehydrogenase/reductase SDR family member 13-like — encoded protein: MFTVLLICGGLVGFYLLLCVTVLHLPKCKSTAKLHGKTVIVTGANTGIGKATALDLAKRGARVILACRDESRAQAAVTDIQRESGNKEVLYMHLDLASLKSVRSFAENFLKKESRLDILINNAGLVIDGKTEDGFGRIFGVNHLGHFLLTILLLERLKECGPSRVVTVSSMAHWWGKIDFDCINTHKDLGLGNSVVALLRLYSHSKLCNVLFTHELAKKLKGTNVTCYSLHPGAIKTDIGRHSNLWWRLIMAPILLLFFSDVECGAQTSLYCALEEGIEPLSGRYFSSCAVQNLTTKARDDAVAKKLWEVSERLVGLA